Proteins encoded by one window of Salvia splendens isolate huo1 chromosome 7, SspV2, whole genome shotgun sequence:
- the LOC121741663 gene encoding aminoacyl tRNA synthase complex-interacting multifunctional protein 1-like produces MAAAAALTSAPFLRRCGSFLPTIRLINNRHRIIHTAANRSPIANGESAPLSPLTPSSTRRKIEPQFLCYCTGTEAEAESGTGTAEAEKDTVKEAANTLDIRVGRIIKAWRHEEADSLFVEEVDVGEAEPRTICSGLVKYVPLDQLQERNVVVLANLKARNMRGVKSFGMLMAASDAAHENVELLVPPEGAVPGDRVWFGSIDEKDSLPDAASPNQIQKKKIWEEIQPHLKTDDSGFAILDTKHSMRTSAGPIISQSLKNANIS; encoded by the exons ATGGCGGCTGCTGCAGCTCTCACTTCCGCCCCTTTCCTCCGCCGCTGCGGCTCATTTCTCCCAACCATCAGACTAATCAACAATCGCCACCGCATAATCCACACTGCTGCCAATAGGAGCCCTATCGCCAATGGCGAATCCGCACCATTATCACCATTGACACCATCATCTACCAGAAGAAAAATTGAACCTCAATTTTTGTGTTACTGCACGGGGACGGAAGCGGAGGCGGAGTCTGGGACGGGGACGGCGGAGGCCGAGAAAGACACCGTGAAGGAGGCGGCGAACACTCTGGATATACGGGTGGGGAGAATCATCAAGGCCTGGAGGCACGAGGAGGCGGATTCTCTGTTCGTGGAGGAGGTGGATGTCGGTGAGGCGGAACCAAGGACTATCTGCAGCGGCCTTGTCAAATACGTTCCTCTTGACCAGCTCCag GAGAGGAATGTAGTTGTTCTTGCTAACCTAAAGGCTAGAAATATGCGCGGTGTGAAGTCGTTTGGAATGCTGATGGCGGCTTCTGATGCGGCTCATGAAAATGTGGAGCTTCTTGTGCCTCCTGAGGGTGCAGTGCCCGGTGACCGAGTCTGGTTTGGTTCCATTGATGAAAAAGATAGCCTACCCGATGCTGCATCTCCTAACCAG attcaaaagaaaaagatatGGGAAGAAATCCAGCCTCACCTAAAGACCGACGACTCCGGCTTTGCTATACTTGACACTAAACACTCTATGCGAACATCAGCTGGTCCTATCATCTCCCAATCTCTCAAGAATGCCAACATTTCATAG
- the LOC121741662 gene encoding methylenetetrahydrofolate reductase 2-like has protein sequence MKVIDKIRSESGVMFSFEFFPPKTEDGVDNLFDRIERMVAYSPAFCDITWGAGGTTADLSLEIANRMQNMVCVETMMHLTCTNMPLSSIDHALSTINSNGIHNVLALRGDPPHGQDKFVQVQGGFASALDLVKHIRAKYGDYFGICVAGYPEGHPEVIQENGLVTAEAYQNELVYLKQKIDAGGEVIITQLFYDTDIFLKFVTDCRQIGITCPIIPGIMPINSYKAFIRMTGFCKTKIPPEVMAALEPIKDNDEAVKAYGVQLATDMCRKILATGMRAIHLYTLNMEKSALAILTNLGLVEESKFPRSLPWRRPTNVFRATESVRPIFWANRPKSYIGRSISWDRYPNGRWGDFQTPSFAPLTDYQFLRPRSHEKRFLEEWVVPLKNLEDIYEKFAKFCLGKTRSSPWSELDGLQPETKIINEQLGNINMKGFLTINSQPAVNGAKSETSYVGWGEAGGYVYQKAYLEFFCSPASLTALINKCKAFSCLSYMAVNREGVWISNMKNTDVNAVTWGVFPTKEIVQPTIVDPLTFMVWKDEAFELWSRGWANLYPESDPSRKLLEEVKNSHYLVSLVDNDYVHGGLFALFRDT, from the exons ATGAAGGTGATAGACAAGATCCGGAGCGAAAGCGGCGTGATGTTCTCGTTCGAGTTCTTTCCCCCGAAGACGGAGGATGGAGTGGACAATCTGTTCGATCGCATTGAGCGGATGGTTGCCTACAGCCCGGCCTTCTGCGACATCACGTGGGGCGCCGGAGGAACCACCGCCGATCTCTCCCTTGAGATCGCCAACCGCATGCAGAACATGGTCTGCGTCGAGACCATGATGCACCTCACCTGCACCAACATGCCCCTCAGCAGCATCGACCACGCCCTCTCCACCATCAACTCCAATGGCATCCACAACGTCCTCGCCCTCCGCGGTGACCCTCCTCACGGCCAGGACAAGTTTGTCCAGGTCCAAGGCGGCTTCGCCTCCGCCCTCGACCTC GTCAAGCATATCCGTGCCAAGTATGGGGATTACTTTGGCATTTGTGTTGCTGGCTATCCAG AGGGCCATCCTGAGGTAATTCAGGAGAATGGACTTGTTACAGCAGAGGCATACCAGAATGAACTTGTTTATCTCAAGCAAAAg ATTGATGCTGGAGGTGAAGTCATCATAACCCAGCTCTTCTATGACACTGACATCTTCCTCAAGTTCGTGACTGACTGTCGCCAGATTGGAATAACGTGTCCTATTATACCGGGGATCATGCCCATTAACTCGTACAAGGCCTTCATCCGCATGACCGGCTTCTGCAAAACTAAG ATTCCCCCTGAGGTTATGGCTGCATTGGAACCGATCAAGGACAATGACGAAGCTGTCAAGGCATATGGTGTTCAGCTTGCAACTGATATGTGCAGAAAGATTTTGGCTACTGGGATGAGAGCTATACATCTTTACACCTTAAACATGGAGAAATCTGCTTTGGCAATACTGACG AATCTTGGCCTGGTTGAGGAGTCCAAATTTCCGAGATCCTTGCCTTGGAGACGTCCAACAAATGTTTTTCGTGCAACAGAAAGTGTTCGTCCTATTTTCTG GGCTAATCGTCCAAAAAGCTACATCGGAAGGTCAATTTCCTGGGACCGCTACCCAAATGGTCGATGGGGAGATTTCCAAACTCCATCTTTTGCACCACTGACTGATTATCAG TTCTTGCGACCACGATCTCATGAGAAGAGATTTCTAGAAGAATGGGTTGTTCCTTTGAAAAATCTTGAAGATATTTACGAG AAATTTGCAAAGTTCTGCCTTGGGAAAACCAGAAGTAGTCCGTGGTCAGAACTAGATGGACTTCAGCCGGAGACCAAGATCATCAACGAACAGCTTGGTAATATTAACATGAAAGGCTTTCTCACTATCAACAGCCAACCAGCTGTTAATGGAGCAAAGTCTGAAACATCATATGTTG GATGGGGAGAGGCAGGTGGATATGTGTATCAGAAAGCATACCTAGAGTTTTTCTGTTCTCCGGCAAGCTTGACTGCGCTGATCAATAAATGCAAAGCCTTCTCCTGCCTCAGCTACATGGCGGTTAACAGAGAAGGTGTCTGGATTTCAAATATGAAAAACACAGATGTGAATGCAGTCACATGGGGAGTTTTCCCTACAAAGGAGATTGTGCAACCCACCATTGTCGATCCTCTAACCTTTATGGTGTGGAAGGATGAAGCCTTTGAGTTGTGGTCGAGAGGGTGGGCCAATCTCTACCCAGAATCTGATCCCTCTAGAAAACTACTTGAAGAG GTGAAGAACAGTCACTACTTGGTCAGCTTGGTTGATAATGACTATGTCCATGGAGGCTTATTTGCTCTCTTTAGAGATACTTGA